In the Pseudorasbora parva isolate DD20220531a chromosome 23, ASM2467924v1, whole genome shotgun sequence genome, one interval contains:
- the brf2 gene encoding transcription factor IIIB 50 kDa subunit isoform X3 produces the protein MPSNCPECGSSRVVEDDLYSQRQWVCEDCGSVVSEGHLTTSLSDETQGTNVPYHASTEEIKKPCRNLILGFIRVRALCRILRLSSDMESERNWPIAMGTVAYLLGADNSAMGRVYQELIKSLNIKATTSSITDLMESFCYDFKLGPNQVEEVLSETPQRLVDRMSALMELASDTWIVTGRQPLPLLMGSVYMAWQSLNPTARMKYSFTKFCKIGKAPEQSWRKSRDTALKRVSELLEVLCRLGRELPWLRGVAVEPNTVVTLVDDILKHRRALLLRAVNKYEQQLQNELSESQTTECEKDPSESNRSKSPSPETPAVMSSDQAECENPADEEATDCPLPPNHWGKRHLFLPPCVKSRKRQRVDVPQLEVTGDEDISDSEIESYIRSPDEIKLYLKAQKELKQM, from the exons ATGCCGAGCAATTGCCCCGAGTGTGGCTCGTCCAGAGTGGTGGAGGATGATCTGTACTCTCAGAGGCAGTGGGTGTGTGAGGACTGTGGCTCAGTGGTCTCTGAAGGGCATCTGACCACCTCACTGAGCGATGAGACCCAGGGCACAA ATGTGCCCTATCATGCTTCCACAGAGGAGATCAAGAAACCGTGTAGAAATCTAATTCTTG GCTTCATTCGGGTGCGTGCGCTGTGCCGTATCCTCAGGTTATCCAGCGACATGGAATCGGAG AGGAACTGGCCCATTGCCATGGGGACCGTTGCTTACCTGTTGGGGGCGGACAATTCTGCGATGGGCAGGGTATATCAGGAGCTCATAAAGAGTCTAAACATTAAGGCCACCACGTCCAGCATCACAGACCTGATGGAAAGCTTCTGCTACGA TTTCAAGCTGGGTCCTAACCAGGTGGAGGAGGTGCTTTCTGAAACCCCCCAGCGGCTGGTGGACAGGATGTCTGCTTTGatggaactagcttctgataccTGGATCGTGACGGGCCGCCAGCCTTTGCCTCTCCTCATGGGATCGGTGTACATGGCCTGGCAGTCGCTGAATCCTACG gCCCGCATGAAATACTCCTTCACTAAGTTCTGCAAGATTGGAAAAGCACCTGAGCAGTCGTGGCGCAAAAGCAGAGATACGGCCCTGAAGCGGGTGAGCGAGCTGCTGGAGGTGTTGTGCAGACTGGGCCGAGAGCTACCGTGGCTGAGGGGCGTCGCAGTGGAGCCCAACACCGTTGTCACGCTGGTGGATGACATCCTGAAGCACCGCAGGGCTTTGCTCTTGAGAGCTGTTAATAAATACGAACAGCAACTGCAAAATGAGCTCTCTGAGTCCCAAACTACAGAATGTGAAAAGGACCCATCGGAGTCGAATCGCTCCAAATCGCCTTCCCCAGAGACCCCTGCGGTCATGAGCTCTGACCAGGCCGAATGTGAGAATCCTGCGGATGAAGAAGCCACGGATTGTCCGCTACCACCAAACCACTGGGGTAAAAGGCACTTGTTTTTGCCCCCCTGCGTGAAGAGTCGCAAGCGGCAGAGGGTGGACGTTCCACAGCTGGAAGTGACCGGAGACGAAGACATATCGGACAGTGAAATTGAATCATACATTCGCTCTCCGGATGAgattaaattgtatttaaaggCTCAGAAAGAGCTAAAGCAAATGTAA
- the brf2 gene encoding transcription factor IIIB 50 kDa subunit isoform X4, whose product MPSNCPECGSSRVVEDDLYSQRQWVCEDCGSVVSEGHLTTSLSDETQGTNVPYHASTEEIKKPCRNLILGFIRVRALCRILRLSSDMESEVPFCSFKLGPNQVEEVLSETPQRLVDRMSALMELASDTWIVTGRQPLPLLMGSVYMAWQSLNPTARMKYSFTKFCKIGKAPEQSWRKSRDTALKRVSELLEVLCRLGRELPWLRGVAVEPNTVVTLVDDILKHRRALLLRAVNKYEQQLQNELSESQTTECEKDPSESNRSKSPSPETPAVMSSDQAECENPADEEATDCPLPPNHWGKRHLFLPPCVKSRKRQRVDVPQLEVTGDEDISDSEIESYIRSPDEIKLYLKAQKELKQM is encoded by the exons ATGCCGAGCAATTGCCCCGAGTGTGGCTCGTCCAGAGTGGTGGAGGATGATCTGTACTCTCAGAGGCAGTGGGTGTGTGAGGACTGTGGCTCAGTGGTCTCTGAAGGGCATCTGACCACCTCACTGAGCGATGAGACCCAGGGCACAA ATGTGCCCTATCATGCTTCCACAGAGGAGATCAAGAAACCGTGTAGAAATCTAATTCTTG GCTTCATTCGGGTGCGTGCGCTGTGCCGTATCCTCAGGTTATCCAGCGACATGGAATCGGAGGTA CCTTTTTGTAGTTTCAAGCTGGGTCCTAACCAGGTGGAGGAGGTGCTTTCTGAAACCCCCCAGCGGCTGGTGGACAGGATGTCTGCTTTGatggaactagcttctgataccTGGATCGTGACGGGCCGCCAGCCTTTGCCTCTCCTCATGGGATCGGTGTACATGGCCTGGCAGTCGCTGAATCCTACG gCCCGCATGAAATACTCCTTCACTAAGTTCTGCAAGATTGGAAAAGCACCTGAGCAGTCGTGGCGCAAAAGCAGAGATACGGCCCTGAAGCGGGTGAGCGAGCTGCTGGAGGTGTTGTGCAGACTGGGCCGAGAGCTACCGTGGCTGAGGGGCGTCGCAGTGGAGCCCAACACCGTTGTCACGCTGGTGGATGACATCCTGAAGCACCGCAGGGCTTTGCTCTTGAGAGCTGTTAATAAATACGAACAGCAACTGCAAAATGAGCTCTCTGAGTCCCAAACTACAGAATGTGAAAAGGACCCATCGGAGTCGAATCGCTCCAAATCGCCTTCCCCAGAGACCCCTGCGGTCATGAGCTCTGACCAGGCCGAATGTGAGAATCCTGCGGATGAAGAAGCCACGGATTGTCCGCTACCACCAAACCACTGGGGTAAAAGGCACTTGTTTTTGCCCCCCTGCGTGAAGAGTCGCAAGCGGCAGAGGGTGGACGTTCCACAGCTGGAAGTGACCGGAGACGAAGACATATCGGACAGTGAAATTGAATCATACATTCGCTCTCCGGATGAgattaaattgtatttaaaggCTCAGAAAGAGCTAAAGCAAATGTAA
- the brf2 gene encoding transcription factor IIIB 50 kDa subunit isoform X2 — protein sequence MPSNCPECGSSRVVEDDLYSQRQWVCEDCGSVVSEGHLTTSLSDETQGTNVPYHASTEEIKKPCRNLILGFIRVRALCRILRLSSDMESEVRNWPIAMGTVAYLLGADNSAMGRVYQELIKSLNIKATTSSITDLMESFCYDFKLGPNQVEEVLSETPQRLVDRMSALMELASDTWIVTGRQPLPLLMGSVYMAWQSLNPTARMKYSFTKFCKIGKAPEQSWRKSRDTALKRVSELLEVLCRLGRELPWLRGVAVEPNTVVTLVDDILKHRRALLLRAVNKYEQQLQNELSESQTTECEKDPSESNRSKSPSPETPAVMSSDQAECENPADEEATDCPLPPNHWGKRHLFLPPCVKSRKRQRVDVPQLEVTGDEDISDSEIESYIRSPDEIKLYLKAQKELKQM from the exons ATGCCGAGCAATTGCCCCGAGTGTGGCTCGTCCAGAGTGGTGGAGGATGATCTGTACTCTCAGAGGCAGTGGGTGTGTGAGGACTGTGGCTCAGTGGTCTCTGAAGGGCATCTGACCACCTCACTGAGCGATGAGACCCAGGGCACAA ATGTGCCCTATCATGCTTCCACAGAGGAGATCAAGAAACCGTGTAGAAATCTAATTCTTG GCTTCATTCGGGTGCGTGCGCTGTGCCGTATCCTCAGGTTATCCAGCGACATGGAATCGGAGGTA AGGAACTGGCCCATTGCCATGGGGACCGTTGCTTACCTGTTGGGGGCGGACAATTCTGCGATGGGCAGGGTATATCAGGAGCTCATAAAGAGTCTAAACATTAAGGCCACCACGTCCAGCATCACAGACCTGATGGAAAGCTTCTGCTACGA TTTCAAGCTGGGTCCTAACCAGGTGGAGGAGGTGCTTTCTGAAACCCCCCAGCGGCTGGTGGACAGGATGTCTGCTTTGatggaactagcttctgataccTGGATCGTGACGGGCCGCCAGCCTTTGCCTCTCCTCATGGGATCGGTGTACATGGCCTGGCAGTCGCTGAATCCTACG gCCCGCATGAAATACTCCTTCACTAAGTTCTGCAAGATTGGAAAAGCACCTGAGCAGTCGTGGCGCAAAAGCAGAGATACGGCCCTGAAGCGGGTGAGCGAGCTGCTGGAGGTGTTGTGCAGACTGGGCCGAGAGCTACCGTGGCTGAGGGGCGTCGCAGTGGAGCCCAACACCGTTGTCACGCTGGTGGATGACATCCTGAAGCACCGCAGGGCTTTGCTCTTGAGAGCTGTTAATAAATACGAACAGCAACTGCAAAATGAGCTCTCTGAGTCCCAAACTACAGAATGTGAAAAGGACCCATCGGAGTCGAATCGCTCCAAATCGCCTTCCCCAGAGACCCCTGCGGTCATGAGCTCTGACCAGGCCGAATGTGAGAATCCTGCGGATGAAGAAGCCACGGATTGTCCGCTACCACCAAACCACTGGGGTAAAAGGCACTTGTTTTTGCCCCCCTGCGTGAAGAGTCGCAAGCGGCAGAGGGTGGACGTTCCACAGCTGGAAGTGACCGGAGACGAAGACATATCGGACAGTGAAATTGAATCATACATTCGCTCTCCGGATGAgattaaattgtatttaaaggCTCAGAAAGAGCTAAAGCAAATGTAA
- the brf2 gene encoding transcription factor IIIB 50 kDa subunit isoform X1 encodes MPSNCPECGSSRVVEDDLYSQRQWVCEDCGSVVSEGHLTTSLSDETQGTNVPYHASTEEIKKPCRNLILGFIRVRALCRILRLSSDMESEVVSMFERAYNLPNFLRVAITKKEILGGCCILCVCRQRNWPIAMGTVAYLLGADNSAMGRVYQELIKSLNIKATTSSITDLMESFCYDFKLGPNQVEEVLSETPQRLVDRMSALMELASDTWIVTGRQPLPLLMGSVYMAWQSLNPTARMKYSFTKFCKIGKAPEQSWRKSRDTALKRVSELLEVLCRLGRELPWLRGVAVEPNTVVTLVDDILKHRRALLLRAVNKYEQQLQNELSESQTTECEKDPSESNRSKSPSPETPAVMSSDQAECENPADEEATDCPLPPNHWGKRHLFLPPCVKSRKRQRVDVPQLEVTGDEDISDSEIESYIRSPDEIKLYLKAQKELKQM; translated from the exons ATGCCGAGCAATTGCCCCGAGTGTGGCTCGTCCAGAGTGGTGGAGGATGATCTGTACTCTCAGAGGCAGTGGGTGTGTGAGGACTGTGGCTCAGTGGTCTCTGAAGGGCATCTGACCACCTCACTGAGCGATGAGACCCAGGGCACAA ATGTGCCCTATCATGCTTCCACAGAGGAGATCAAGAAACCGTGTAGAAATCTAATTCTTG GCTTCATTCGGGTGCGTGCGCTGTGCCGTATCCTCAGGTTATCCAGCGACATGGAATCGGAGGTAGTAAGTATGTTTGAGCGCGCTTACAATCTCCCGAACTTCCTCCGTGTGGCCATAACCAAGAAAGAGATCTTGGGAGGCTGTTGCATACTCTGCGTCTGTCGCCAGAGGAACTGGCCCATTGCCATGGGGACCGTTGCTTACCTGTTGGGGGCGGACAATTCTGCGATGGGCAGGGTATATCAGGAGCTCATAAAGAGTCTAAACATTAAGGCCACCACGTCCAGCATCACAGACCTGATGGAAAGCTTCTGCTACGA TTTCAAGCTGGGTCCTAACCAGGTGGAGGAGGTGCTTTCTGAAACCCCCCAGCGGCTGGTGGACAGGATGTCTGCTTTGatggaactagcttctgataccTGGATCGTGACGGGCCGCCAGCCTTTGCCTCTCCTCATGGGATCGGTGTACATGGCCTGGCAGTCGCTGAATCCTACG gCCCGCATGAAATACTCCTTCACTAAGTTCTGCAAGATTGGAAAAGCACCTGAGCAGTCGTGGCGCAAAAGCAGAGATACGGCCCTGAAGCGGGTGAGCGAGCTGCTGGAGGTGTTGTGCAGACTGGGCCGAGAGCTACCGTGGCTGAGGGGCGTCGCAGTGGAGCCCAACACCGTTGTCACGCTGGTGGATGACATCCTGAAGCACCGCAGGGCTTTGCTCTTGAGAGCTGTTAATAAATACGAACAGCAACTGCAAAATGAGCTCTCTGAGTCCCAAACTACAGAATGTGAAAAGGACCCATCGGAGTCGAATCGCTCCAAATCGCCTTCCCCAGAGACCCCTGCGGTCATGAGCTCTGACCAGGCCGAATGTGAGAATCCTGCGGATGAAGAAGCCACGGATTGTCCGCTACCACCAAACCACTGGGGTAAAAGGCACTTGTTTTTGCCCCCCTGCGTGAAGAGTCGCAAGCGGCAGAGGGTGGACGTTCCACAGCTGGAAGTGACCGGAGACGAAGACATATCGGACAGTGAAATTGAATCATACATTCGCTCTCCGGATGAgattaaattgtatttaaaggCTCAGAAAGAGCTAAAGCAAATGTAA